Proteins from one Flavobacterium branchiarum genomic window:
- the hisC gene encoding histidinol-phosphate transaminase encodes MGNFDINNLVRKNVKSLKPYSSARDEFEDFDTANMVFLDANENPFENGVNRYPDPQQNSVKQILAKQKMINQNQILLGNGSDEVLDLLFRAFCEPKKDNVISLPPTYGMYGVLSNINDVENREVLLSEDFQPQIEKILSSVDENTKIIFLCSPNNPTGNSFSDESIVTLLQNFRGLIVIDEAYIDFSKKESWINELDAYPNLVITQTLSKAYGLAGIRLGICYATEAVISVLNKIKPPYNVNELTQQRAGLRLKETAKINTEIASIIKQREQLLKVLLNISFIEKIYPTEANFILVKVDDANKRYDELIAKGIVIRNRNSQPLCENCLRLTIGTEAENAILIKELKSLK; translated from the coding sequence GTCTTTAAAACCTTATTCGTCTGCTCGTGATGAATTTGAAGATTTTGATACTGCTAATATGGTTTTTCTGGATGCTAATGAAAATCCATTTGAAAATGGTGTAAATCGCTATCCAGATCCACAGCAAAATAGCGTAAAACAGATTTTGGCTAAACAAAAAATGATTAACCAAAATCAGATTCTATTAGGAAACGGAAGTGATGAAGTACTTGATTTATTGTTTCGTGCTTTTTGCGAACCTAAAAAAGACAATGTAATTTCATTACCTCCAACTTATGGAATGTACGGTGTTTTGTCCAATATAAACGATGTAGAAAATAGAGAAGTTTTACTTTCTGAAGATTTTCAACCTCAGATTGAGAAAATCTTAAGTTCTGTGGATGAAAACACTAAAATTATCTTTTTATGCTCACCAAATAATCCAACAGGAAACTCATTTTCTGATGAAAGCATTGTCACTTTATTGCAGAATTTTAGAGGATTAATTGTTATCGATGAAGCGTATATTGATTTCTCTAAAAAAGAAAGTTGGATTAATGAATTGGATGCTTATCCTAATTTAGTAATCACTCAAACACTTTCTAAAGCTTATGGTTTAGCTGGAATACGATTAGGGATTTGTTATGCTACAGAAGCGGTTATCTCCGTTTTGAATAAAATAAAACCTCCTTATAACGTAAACGAACTAACGCAACAAAGAGCCGGTTTACGATTAAAAGAAACGGCTAAAATAAATACTGAAATAGCGTCTATTATAAAGCAAAGAGAGCAATTACTTAAAGTATTACTTAATATAAGTTTTATAGAAAAAATATATCCTACTGAAGCCAATTTTATACTGGTAAAAGTGGACGATGCTAATAAACGATACGATGAGTTAATTGCAAAGGGAATTGTAATTAGAAATAGAAATTCTCAACCTTTATGCGAAAATTGCCTTCGTTTAACAATTGGAACTGAAGCTGAAAATGCGATTTTGATTAAAGAATTGAAGTCGCTAAAATAA